The Chlorobaculum sp. MV4-Y genome contains the following window.
ACAAGCTCTGGCACTTCCTGAACGGCATTCTTGCCGCCATGCTCGAAAACCGCGAGATCGAAGCAGTCACGCAGGCGCTTGCCGGAGCCTACATCCCGCCATCGCCGGGCAACGACCTGGTGCGCAACCCGGCCATCGTGCCAACGGGACGCAACATCCACAGCCTCGATCCCTACAGCATTCCGACGCCCTTCGCAACAAAGGCTGGCCAGCGTTCAGCCGAAGAGCTGGTGGAGCAATATCGACGCGAAACCGGCGAGCTTCCGGAGTCGATTGCGCTCATCCTCTGGGGCACCGACAACCTGAAGAGCGACGGCGAAGGCGTGGCACAGGCGCTTGCGCTCGTCGGCGCGAGGACCAAAACCGACGAACTCGGCAAGATCGGGGACGTGGAGCTGATCCCGCTCGAAAAGCTCGGACGGCCACGCATCGACATCGTCGTGACGGTCAGCGGCATTTTCCGCGACCTGCTCTCCCACCAGGTGCGCCTGCTCGACCGCGCCGTGCGTCTGGCGGCAGCGGCGGAAGAGCCGGAGTCGATGAACTTCGTCCGCAAGCACGTGCTCCAGCAGGCTGCTGAACTCGGGATCTCCACGGACGAAGCGGCAGGCAGAATCTACTCCAACGCCCCCGGCAGCTATGGCTCGAACGTCAATCACCTCGTCGAAAGCAGCACCTGGGAGGAGGATGTGCAGCTCGCCGACGCCTTCGTCAACCGCAAGAGCTTCGCGTTCTCGCCGGAGGGCGACTGGCAGGAAAGTCCTGAAATCCTCCGATCCGCCCTGAAAAATGTTACATTGACCTTTCAAAATATCGACAGTTTCGAGATCGGATTGTCTGATATTGACCACTATTATGAGTATCTTGGCGGCGTCTCGAAATCGGTCGAACTGCTCGGCGGCGCGAAGCCGAAGGTCATGGTCGGCGACAACGACGGATTCGGCAAGGGCCAGAAAATCCGCTCGCTGGAGAGCATGGTCGCCCTCGAAGCCCGCACCAAGCTCCTGAACCCGAAGTGGTACGAGGCCATGATCAAACATGGCTACGAAGGGGTGCGAGAGATCGAGGCGCACCTGACCAACACCTACGGGTGGAGCGCGACAGCCTCGGCGGTCAAAAACTGGACCTACCAGCAGTTCACGGAGACCTTCCTGCTGGACCGCGAAATGCTGGAGCACATTTCGGCACTCAACCCCAACGCCACCATGTCGATGACCCGACGGCTGCTCGAAGCCAGTTCGAGAGGCTTCTGGGAGGCCGACGAAGGCACAATCGAACAGTTGCAGGAGCTGTACGAAGAACTTGAAACAAAAATCGAAGGCGCTCACAACCCGGAGGTTTGACCGGGCGCGAGCAACAACCAACATCAACCACGAAACAGCACCATGAGCAGCCCATCATTCAACGTCGAAGAACACAAAAAGATGCTTCAGTCCTATTTCAATGGCCAGGGCTTCCAGCGCTGGGCATCGATTTACGGCGACGACAAGCTCTCCACCGTCCGCTCCACCGTGCGGCAGGGCCACGCGGTCATGATGGACAAGGCGTTTGAATGGCTCCAGAAAACCGGCCTGCCCAAAGGCTCTAAAATTCTCGATGCCGGATGCGGCACCGGCCTGTTCACCATCCGCCTCGCCAAGAGCGGCTACCGCGTCAAGGCAGCTGACATCGCCGAGCAGATGGTCAACAAAACCCGCGAGGATGCCGAAAAAGCTGGTGTAGCTGACAACGTCGAGTTTGAAGTAAATTCCATCGAGTCGGTGTCGGGTACGTTCGACGCCGTCGTCTGTTTTGACGTACTGATCCACTACCCGGCGGAAGGATTCGCCCATGCATTCAGCAACCTGGCGGGCCTCACCAAAGGGCCGATCATCTTCACCTACGCCCCGTTCAACAACATCCTCGCCTTCCAGCACTGGATCGGTGGCTTCTTCCCGAAAAAAGAGCGCCGCACCACCATCCAGATGATCAAGGACAGGGAGATGCAGCGGGTGCTCGGCGAACTCGGTCTCAAGATTGTCAGCCAGCAGAAGATAAGCTTCGGCTTCTATCACACGATGCTGATGCATGTTGATCGTCGCTGAGCGAATTAAGACCGTGCAAAGCCCGTTAAGGGGCACGGATGCTGAATTCAGCGCAGGAATTTTAGGGAATAAGTTGTAAATTAAAAGTTCAAGAAATTTTTTACCGCGTGCGCGGTGTTGCATGATAAGCGTGTAACGACATGCCGATACAACAGAAATCGTACACAACAACCTATCCGGAGGGTGGAAACAGATGAAGATTCTGATGATTCAGCCGAATTATCACTCAGGCGGCGCCGAAATTGCAGGCAACTGGACGCCAAGCTGGGTTGCCTACATCGGCGGAGCTTTGAAGCAGGCTGGCTTCAATCAGGTAAAATTTGTGGATGCAATGGCCGACGACTTGCCGGACGAGACCATTGAGGAGATCATCCGCAAAAACCAGCCGGATGTGGTAATGACCACCAATATCACCCCGTCGATCTTCAAGGCGCAGGACATCATGAAGATCGCCAAGAAGGTCAACAAGAATATCCGCACCATCATGGGCGGCATTCACTCCACCTTCATGTACCCGCAAGTGCTCACCGAGGCGCCAGAGACCGATTACGTCGTTCGCGGCGAAGGTGAAGAGGTGACCGTCAACCTCATGAAGGCAATCGCGGCAGGCAACGACAAAGAGACCCGTGGCGACATCACCGGTATCGCCTACATCGATGAAAAAGGTGAAGTGTTCGCCACGGCCGCCCACCCGGTCATCGAAGACCTCGATACGCTGTCGCCAGACTGGAGCCTCTACGACTGGGACAAGTACATCTACACCCCTCTGAACTGCCGTCTGGCCGTTCCGAACTTCGCCAGAGGCTGCCCCTTCACCTGCACCTTCTGCTCGCAGTGGCAGTTCTGGCGCCGGTACCGCGCCCGTAGCCCGAAGAATTTCGTCGATGAGATCGAAATTCTGGTCAAGAAATACAACGTGGGCTTCTTCATCCTTGCCGACGAAGAGCCAACCATCAACAAGCAGAAGTTCGTTTCGCTCTGCCAGGAACTCATCGACCGCAAGCTCGACGTCACCTGGGGCATCAACACCCGCGTGACCGACATCATGCGCGACGAAGACCTGCTGCCGTTCTACCGCAAGGCCGGTCTGGTTCACGTCTCGCTCGGCACCGAGGCTGCCAGCCAGATGAACCTGAACCGTTTCCGCAAGGAGACCACCATCGAGGAGAACAAGTACGCCATCAAGCTGCTCCAGAAGAACGGCATCGTGGCCGAAGCGCAGTTCGTGATGGGCCTCGAGCACGAAACCCCGGAGACCATCGAAGAGACCTACCAGCTTTGCAAGGACTGGGATCCGGACATGGCCAACTGGACGATCTACACTCCGTGGCCCTTCTCCGACCTCTTCAAGGAGCTTGGCGACCGCGTCGAAGTGCGCGACTACTCGCGCTACAACTTCGTTTCGCCGATCATCAAGCCCGACAACATGGAGCGCGAGGATGTGCTCAAGGGCGTGCTGAAATCGTACGGACGCTTCTATGCCCGCAAGACCTTCTTCAGCTACCCGTGGATCAAGGATCCGTATGTGCGCAAGTACATGCTCGGCTGCCTGAAGGCTTTCGCGCAGACCACGCTCACCAAGCGTTTCTACGACATCGACCGCGTCAAGACCAAGAACCGCAAGATCGAGATCGACCTTGGCTTCGACCAGTCGAGAATCCTGACGCAGGCCGAGGCGAAGAACCTGAAAGAGCTGAGGCCCGAA
Protein-coding sequences here:
- the bchM gene encoding magnesium protoporphyrin IX methyltransferase, with product MSSPSFNVEEHKKMLQSYFNGQGFQRWASIYGDDKLSTVRSTVRQGHAVMMDKAFEWLQKTGLPKGSKILDAGCGTGLFTIRLAKSGYRVKAADIAEQMVNKTREDAEKAGVADNVEFEVNSIESVSGTFDAVVCFDVLIHYPAEGFAHAFSNLAGLTKGPIIFTYAPFNNILAFQHWIGGFFPKKERRTTIQMIKDREMQRVLGELGLKIVSQQKISFGFYHTMLMHVDRR
- the bchE gene encoding magnesium-protoporphyrin IX monomethyl ester anaerobic oxidative cyclase; amino-acid sequence: MKILMIQPNYHSGGAEIAGNWTPSWVAYIGGALKQAGFNQVKFVDAMADDLPDETIEEIIRKNQPDVVMTTNITPSIFKAQDIMKIAKKVNKNIRTIMGGIHSTFMYPQVLTEAPETDYVVRGEGEEVTVNLMKAIAAGNDKETRGDITGIAYIDEKGEVFATAAHPVIEDLDTLSPDWSLYDWDKYIYTPLNCRLAVPNFARGCPFTCTFCSQWQFWRRYRARSPKNFVDEIEILVKKYNVGFFILADEEPTINKQKFVSLCQELIDRKLDVTWGINTRVTDIMRDEDLLPFYRKAGLVHVSLGTEAASQMNLNRFRKETTIEENKYAIKLLQKNGIVAEAQFVMGLEHETPETIEETYQLCKDWDPDMANWTIYTPWPFSDLFKELGDRVEVRDYSRYNFVSPIIKPDNMEREDVLKGVLKSYGRFYARKTFFSYPWIKDPYVRKYMLGCLKAFAQTTLTKRFYDIDRVKTKNRKIEIDLGFDQSRILTQAEAKNLKELRPEMVADMSFGLKEAGYQREHQEHNWDEFDESTIKDRTSSTVRNC